The nucleotide sequence TTCTTTGTAGTTAAGACAGCGTTTATTTAAACAAGTCTGCTCGTAAATTTGCGTCATTAAACTGTAACCACTGGTAATGTGCTTAACTTCACCAAAACTTAGTTCCAGGGTTAAATATTCTTTACAGTCATCAACTTCACCATCTGGAGAAAACAGCAATGGTAAATTCACTGGGTCAGTCAGCACGGTGAGGCTACTGGTTTGTGATTCTGTAGTTGCAACTGTAAAAACTGGGCTATCTGCTGTCTGTTTTAATATTGCTCGTTTACTGTTGAGGTCTAGCGAAATACACTGATAAGTTAGCATTTGTCCATTGGTATCTTGTCGTTTGTAGATGGCTTGGGGATGGACTTCCCGGTGAGCAATATCTTCTGAGATTTCCTCTAGTTCTTTCCCGGATGTAGCATCTACTAATTTGATGGTAGTTTGAGATAAACCACCACGAAAGTTAACATCTTTATGGGGATAACCTTTAGCCCACAAGCCATTGCGACCTTTATGTAAATGTCCTTGGGCTAACAACAACTTTGCTACCTCAAAAGCTGCTGTACCGAAGTAGTGTTTGATTTTGTTGGTGGGGATGCCTGTTTCTGCGGCTGCACACATCAAATGTTTGGCTGCAAAGATGGGATATTCGTCGTTAAAGAAGACTTCCTCAGATTCTCCAGATACGAGCATTTCTGGATGTTCTGCTACGTAACAGTCTATGGGGTTCAAAGCATTGGGAAGTAACACTGTTAGTCCTGGTTGTGAACGTCCGGCTCGACCACTGCGTTGCTGATACGCCATTTTGGAACCAGGCCAGCCACGCAATACACAACATTCTAATTCTGGTAAATCAATTCCTGCTTCTAATGCTTCTGTGGCAATAATCCACTTGATTATACCAGACTGAAGTTGATTAACTACTTCGGCTCGACGCTCGGCAGTAATGCCACTGTAAAATGCGGTGACTTGGTTTGATTTTAACAGTTCTGTTAATTCTCGCACACTGCGCCGGGAATTACAAAAAGCGATTCCTGATTTATTTTGATTGAGTAAAAATTGAATTATCCGCGCGGTGTCAGCAGTTAAATTGTAACCGGGTTGAGTGACAATTACTTGTCTTGGTGGTGAAGCTGCTCCACTTTTACGAATCCAAATTAAGGGTTTGGGGTTGAGTTTAGTTGGTTTTAAACCGGAGATTTTTAAAGCTAATTGTTTAGGATTACCACAAGTAGCACTGAGGAATATAAATTGCAGTTGTTTGGAGTCACCACCGTAATTATCTACTGCTAGTTTGATGCGCCGAATTAACCAAGCCATATTTGCGCCATAACTACCGGAAAGGGTGTGAGCTTCATCAATTAATATGTAGCGCAATCGCTGATAAAAGTTTGCCCAACTTTGAGATTTCCAAACTTGTTTGAGTTGGAAATGAATTAATTCTGGAGTTACACCTAATATATGCGGTTCACTTTTGAGAATTTGTTCTCGTTCTTCTGATTTAACATCTCCAGTGATCATCGCCAGCACTGGTCGAGATTTTTGGGGTATGGTAGAAAGGAGTTGTGAGATTTTATGAAATTGGTCTAGTGCTAAGGCTCGCAGTCCATAAAATGCTAATGCTCGGTGTTCTTGATTGATGCAACCTTCGATAATGCCGGGGTATGTGCTGAGGGTTTTACCACTGGCTGTAGGGGAGGTGAGGATTAAACTTTTACCTCTTCTAATTGCTTGTAAGGCTTTGATTTGATGGGAGTAAAGTTGGGTAATTCCTAATGATTGCAGGGCTTTTATTAATTGTTTTGGTAGGTCATTGGGGATATTTTTTAGGTTGGGATCTGTGGCAGGGATAGTTTGTTGCCAAAGTAATTCTTCACCTAGAAATTCGGTGATATCTGTAGGTTCAGGGGCATGGTGATTTGAGTGGGAGTTTTCGGTAATGAGTGTAGTGGGTGGTGTCCAAAGGCTTTGCAGTAATAAGCTGTAATTGGGCGTGTTCATGGCGGGGTTTTTCGCTCTTTGCCCTAATAAATCCCCCAGTGGGGGAGTGATGTTGAATTAAAATACATAGTATTGTTTGCTACTATGGTTTTCGAGTAAATTATTTGTTCTCCCATCAGCATCTGATGACTCAAAATTTTTTGATGCGTTTCTGGAATACAACATTTGCGTGTAGTAGTTAAGTTGAGAGATTGCACGAGTCGATCTCTACCCCAAAGTAAATTTTGAGTTTTGTATCAGAAATTAGACAAAAGAGTCAATAAATGATTAATCCCAAACAGCTTATTGAAGATATCCGTAAAAACACTTATGGCATTGGTTTACAGACTGACCAAGCAGCTCAAGGAGTTATTGACAATTTTAGGAGAAGTCTGAACAGCGCACTCGAACGACTTTCAGTAGACCTTTATTCTAAAGAAACTCATTTCGTTTTAGAACTTATTCAAAATGCAGACGATAACCAGTATCAAAGTGGAGTAATTCCTACACTAAACTTGACAATAGAACCGCAAAAAATTATTGTTCAAAATAATGAGCTTGGATTTAGTGAGGATAATGTCAGAGCAATCTGTAATGTAGGACGTAGTACAAAAACTAAGGTAGAAGGATACATTGGTGAAAAAGGAATAGGATTTAAATCAGTATTCCGCATCAGTGATGAACCTCAAATATTTTCCAATGGATTTCAGTTCCATTTTAAGCGCCAAGATAATGAGAATCAACTGGGATTTGTTACTCCTTACTGGATTGAAGCAATTCCTAATTATGTTGATTCAACTTTAACCAATATTATTTTACCACTTCGAGAATCAGCTAAAGATGAGTTAAGTAAGTTAGGTGAAATTGAACATACATTAATTTTCTTTCTCCGCCAACTTAAAACTGTCACAATCGAGAATAGAGTTAATAATGAATCTCACCAAATCACACGCTTAGATAAAAATGGAAATATAGAGATAGAAGAAACTAGGGAACTGATAAGAAAAAAATATTTAAATAAAAATGCAGAAACGTTGAATGCAGCAATAAAACTTTACATACTAAGATGTAATTGTCCTATCAAGGGTTAATTGTCAACATTTCATAATATCTTCCATCCAATGTACATAACTAATTTGTTGACACATACAGGCTTGTAAATAGCGGAATTTATCTAATATTTTTTCACCCCATTGTTTAGGAACAGATACAAGTTGTAAAATCAGATAAGCAATGAGACTTGCATAGATTTGTATGGTAATACCATTAACATTTTTGGTAATTAATTTATCAAGTTTTAGGTGCATCTTTAAAAATTTCCATAACAATTCAACTCCCCACCTTAAGCGATAAATATCTCTAATATCATCATCTCTAACTGCTGCATCTCCATTAGTTGGTAAATTAGTGACTAAGCGAAATTCAGTTCTCGTTTCTAAATCACAAAAATTAATCACTCTATAAGCTTGTGCATCTGTTGATGAGCCAATTTTTACCAGTCCATTTTCTGATTCAAATTCTAACTTCCAATTATTTTTAATCCGTAACACAAAGTATTTATTTTCTTGAACTAGTTCTTGAATAAAATTTAAACCTGCAAAGCCCCTATCCATTACTCCAACAGCATCTGCTGGCAAATTAGACATCATCTTTGAGCCAAATTTATAATCATGATTATGACCAAAGTTGATGAAATTATCTTCTGGACTTCCTGTAGCAAGATTTAGGGAACTAAACAGTTTAACTTGATGATAATCCAGAATCCATAACAGCTTACTTGTCAATGTAATAATTGTTGAATCAATTGGACATATTGCATATTTATTGTGTAACTTCTTTCTGGACTTTATTCTGGACTAATTGATTTAATTGATGATAAATCTTCTGGAATACTTCTTGACTTCGATGAGTGTTAGCTTTGGAAAACGTGGAAATATCTACATCAAATCCTGTATTGTTTAATCGTTTAAATAAATCCCTCATACTCGTTAAGCTATTATCCAGGGCATAAGCTAACCAACACTCGACAAAAAGACGGCTGTTCAAAACAGGATAATCATTTTTTGGTAGCCCTCCCAGGATATTTTTGACAATCTTGGGAAATGAATTTATAATCATCGTTAATCGAAATATTTTAATCCTTTGCCCAAAATCTAACATATTTTGGGCTATTCTTATCGGAATTTTCTTAACATTCAACACTTCTGATAAAAATGGAAATATAGAGACAGAAAAAACCAGAGAAGTAATAAATAATAAACATTGTTATAGTTTGCTTAAAAAGAATTTAATTGTACCCGAACATATTCAGGAATCAAAAAGAGAAAACGTTAAATATACTGAGCTAATTCTGGCGTTTAGCTTGCAAGAGGATGGTTCAGCAGATACAAGATTAGAACAAAAAGTTTTTGCTTTTCTTCCTACTCGCAGCTACGGATTTAAGTTTCTGATTCAAGCTGATTTTCTAGTCCCAGCTAACCGGGAAGATATTCATAAAGATACACAATGGAATAAATGGATCAGAGATAACATTGCAACTACATTTCTCCTAGCTGTAGAGAAATTTAAACAAGATAGTAATCTGCAAAAAACCTATTATAACTATATTCCACTAAATAGCGAAATTAAGGATGAGTTTTTTATTCCTGTAGTTAGCGAGATTCACAATAAACTAAAAACTAGTGAATGTATTTTAACTGAATCAGGAAAATGGGAGATTCCTTCTCATGTTGTGCAGGTAGATGAGCAAATTAGGAAGTTAATTTCTAATGCTGACTTACAAAAGCTACTCAATAAAGAGTATATCCATCCTGAAGTTAAGGCTAAAACCTCTATTCTCGAATCTCTTGGAGTTAAAAAATTTAGCTTTGATGATTTATTGCAGTGTTTACAGAATAATGAATGGTTACAGAAACAAAGTGATAATTGGTTTGTAGAACTCTATATTTATTTAAAAAGTTGTAATTTAAATGATTACTCTGACTTACCAAAAATCAAGAAATTAAAGATTATTCCTTTAGAGAATAACCAATTAGCTTCAATTGCTGAAACCTCAATATTTTTTCCATTTAATAATGTTGGAGAATATAGTTTTGAACTGCAATTTATTAAGAAAACGCTTTTAGAGTCAAATTCTAAGTTTGCTGTAACAGAATTTCTCAAAAAATTGGGCGTTCAAAATGCTTCGTGTTATGAAATTATCGAAAATCATATTTTACCCCTTTATAAAGGAGATAGTTGGAAAAGTAAAGCTAATCAGCTTTTAGAATATATTTGTTACATTAAAGACAACTTATCGGAATACGAAAAAGAGTTTAATAAAATAAAAAATCCTTATTCTTACTCGTATTCCAAAGAAGATCCTCTAAAAAGCTTGAAAGAATTGCTGTTGATAAAAACAGATAAAAATGGCTATTCTCGCCCAGGAAATGTTTACCTTCCTGCTAGTTATGGGAATCCAAATGAATTGGAAACATTATTATCAGGAATACAAGATGTCTGG is from Cylindrospermum stagnale PCC 7417 and encodes:
- a CDS encoding DEAD/DEAH box helicase, which translates into the protein MNTPNYSLLLQSLWTPPTTLITENSHSNHHAPEPTDITEFLGEELLWQQTIPATDPNLKNIPNDLPKQLIKALQSLGITQLYSHQIKALQAIRRGKSLILTSPTASGKTLSTYPGIIEGCINQEHRALAFYGLRALALDQFHKISQLLSTIPQKSRPVLAMITGDVKSEEREQILKSEPHILGVTPELIHFQLKQVWKSQSWANFYQRLRYILIDEAHTLSGSYGANMAWLIRRIKLAVDNYGGDSKQLQFIFLSATCGNPKQLALKISGLKPTKLNPKPLIWIRKSGAASPPRQVIVTQPGYNLTADTARIIQFLLNQNKSGIAFCNSRRSVRELTELLKSNQVTAFYSGITAERRAEVVNQLQSGIIKWIIATEALEAGIDLPELECCVLRGWPGSKMAYQQRSGRAGRSQPGLTVLLPNALNPIDCYVAEHPEMLVSGESEEVFFNDEYPIFAAKHLMCAAAETGIPTNKIKHYFGTAAFEVAKLLLAQGHLHKGRNGLWAKGYPHKDVNFRGGLSQTTIKLVDATSGKELEEISEDIAHREVHPQAIYKRQDTNGQMLTYQCISLDLNSKRAILKQTADSPVFTVATTESQTSSLTVLTDPVNLPLLFSPDGEVDDCKEYLTLELSFGEVKHITSGYSLMTQIYEQTCLNKRCLNYKEPLQHLRLL
- a CDS encoding sacsin N-terminal ATP-binding-like domain-containing protein, which encodes MINPKQLIEDIRKNTYGIGLQTDQAAQGVIDNFRRSLNSALERLSVDLYSKETHFVLELIQNADDNQYQSGVIPTLNLTIEPQKIIVQNNELGFSEDNVRAICNVGRSTKTKVEGYIGEKGIGFKSVFRISDEPQIFSNGFQFHFKRQDNENQLGFVTPYWIEAIPNYVDSTLTNIILPLRESAKDELSKLGEIEHTLIFFLRQLKTVTIENRVNNESHQITRLDKNGNIEIEETRELIRKKYLNKNAETLNAAIKLYILRCNCPIKG